The following proteins are encoded in a genomic region of Microtus ochrogaster isolate Prairie Vole_2 unplaced genomic scaffold, MicOch1.0 UNK33, whole genome shotgun sequence:
- the Ackr4 gene encoding atypical chemokine receptor 4: MALEQGQPTEYYYEGNEMNDTYDYSQYETICIKEEVRQFAKVFLPAFFAIAFVIGLAGNSMVVAIYAYYKKQRTKTDVYILNLAVADLLLLVTLPFWAVNAVHGWILGTMMCKVTSALYTVNFVSGMQFLACISIDRYWAITKAPSQSGAGRPCWIICSCVWVAATLLSIPQLVFYTVNHNARCTPIFPHHLGTSLKASIQMLEICIGFVVPFLIMGVCYAITARTLVKMPNIKKSRPLKVLLTVVVVFIVTQLPYNIVKFCQAIDAIYLLITNCDMSKRMDVAIQVTESIALFHSCLNPVLYVFMGASFKNYIMKVAKKYGSWRRQRQNAEEIPFDSEAPTDPTSSFTI; encoded by the coding sequence ATGGCTCTAGAGCAGGGCCAGCCAACAGAATACTACTACGAGGGAAACGAAATGAATGACACTTACGACTACAGCCAGTATGAAACGATCTGCATAAAAGAAGAGGTCAGGCAGTTTGCAAAAgtcttcctccctgccttctttGCAATAGCCTTTGTCATCGGACTGGCAGGGAATTCCATGGTTGTGGCAATTTACGCCTATTACAAGAAACAGAGGACCAAGACAGATGTGTACATCCTGAATCTGGCTGTGGCAGACTTGTTGCTTCTGGTGACACTGCCCTTCTGGGCAGTTAACGCAGTCCATGGGTGGATTCTAGGGACAATGATGTGCAAAGTAACTTCGGCCCTGTACACGGTAAACTTCGTCTCTGGGATGCAGTTCCTGGCTTGTATCAGCATTGACAGATACTGGGCAATCACTAAGGCTCCCAGCCAATCAGGAGCGGGGAGACCCTGCTGGATCATATGTAGCTGTGTGTGGGTGGCTGCTACCTTGCTGAGTATACCCCAGCTGGTTTTTTATACCGTGAATCACAATGCCAGGTGCACTCCCATCTTCCCCCACCACCTGGGAACATCCCTGAAGGCATCCATTCAGATGCTGGAAATCTGCATCGGCTTTGTGGTTCCCTTTCTTATCATGGGGGTGTGCTATGCCATCACTGCAAGGACGCTCGTCAAGATGCCAAATATTAAAAAGTCTCGCCCCCTCAAGGTTCTGCTCACGGTGGTTGTAGTTTTCATTGTCACCCAGCTGCCTTACAACATTGTCAAGTTCTGCCAAGCCATAGATGCCATCTACTTGCTGATCACCAACTGTGACATGAGCAAGCGCATGGATGTCGCCATCCAGGTCACAGAGAGCATCGCCCTCTTCCACAGCTGCCTCAACCCTGTCCTGTATGTCTTCATGGGGGCCTCCTTCAAAAACTATATCATGAAAGTGGCCAAGAAATATGGAtcctggagaagacagagacagaacgcAGAGGAAATTCCTTTTGACTCCGAGGCTCCTACAGATCCAACCAGTTCTTTtaccatttaa